From the Flavobacterium galactosidilyticum genome, one window contains:
- the trmD gene encoding tRNA (guanosine(37)-N1)-methyltransferase TrmD, which produces MRIDIVTLLPELLRSPFEASIMKRAIDKGLVEVHFHNLRDYTTNKQKSVDDYPYGGGAGMVMTVQPIDDCISHLKSERDYDEIIYMSPDGETLNQKMANTMSMHENIIILCGHYKGVDQRVRDHFITKEISIGDYVLSGGELGALVLSDALIRLIPGVLSDETSALTDSFQDGLLSGPIYTRPADYKGWKVPEVLTSGNFAKIDKWREDTAYEHTKNRRPDLLE; this is translated from the coding sequence ATGCGCATTGATATTGTTACACTTTTACCAGAATTATTACGAAGTCCATTTGAGGCTTCTATTATGAAACGTGCTATCGATAAAGGATTAGTAGAAGTTCATTTCCATAATTTACGTGATTACACGACTAACAAACAAAAGAGTGTCGATGATTATCCTTACGGTGGTGGCGCTGGAATGGTAATGACAGTACAACCTATTGATGATTGTATTTCGCATTTGAAAAGCGAAAGAGATTATGACGAAATCATATATATGTCGCCTGATGGGGAAACACTAAATCAGAAAATGGCAAATACAATGTCAATGCATGAGAATATCATTATTCTTTGCGGACATTATAAAGGAGTAGATCAGCGTGTGCGAGATCATTTTATTACTAAGGAAATTTCTATAGGAGACTACGTTTTATCTGGTGGAGAATTAGGTGCATTAGTATTATCAGATGCCTTAATCCGATTAATTCCAGGAGTTTTGAGTGATGAAACATCAGCATTGACAGATAGTTTTCAAGATGGATTATTGTCTGGACCTATATATACAAGACCAGCTGATTATAAAGGATGGAAAGTTCCAGAAGTTTTGACCAGTGGGAATTTTGCCAAAATAGACAAATGGCGTGAAGACACAGCATACGAACATACTAAAAACAGAAGACCTGATTTATTAGAGTAA
- the rplS gene encoding 50S ribosomal protein L19 — MADLMKFVQDELVAKKDFPVFAAGDTITVYYEIREGEKTRTQFFKGVVIQRRGSANTETFTIRKMSGAIGVERIFPVNLPALQKVEINKKGAVRRARIFYFRELTGKKAKIKDKRR, encoded by the coding sequence ATGGCAGATTTAATGAAATTCGTTCAAGACGAATTAGTAGCAAAAAAAGATTTCCCAGTTTTTGCAGCTGGAGACACTATCACTGTTTACTACGAAATTAGAGAGGGTGAAAAAACTAGAACACAGTTTTTTAAAGGAGTTGTTATTCAAAGAAGAGGTTCTGCTAATACAGAAACTTTTACAATTCGTAAAATGTCAGGTGCAATTGGAGTTGAGCGTATCTTCCCAGTAAACTTGCCTGCTTTACAAAAAGTTGAAATCAACAAAAAAGGTGCAGTTCGTAGAGCTAGAATTTTCTATTTCAGAGAACTTACCGGTAAAAAAGCTAAGATTAAAGACAAAAGAAGATAG
- a CDS encoding NADP-dependent isocitrate dehydrogenase, translating into MTQKSKIVYTLTDEAPLLATYSFLPIVQAFTATAGIEIETEDISLAARILSNFSDFLDADQKVKDSLAELGKLATSPEANIIKLPNVSASVPQLKGAIAELQAHGYKIPNFPEDPQNDAEKEIKAKYSKVLGSAVNPVLREGNSDRRAPKAVKNYAKVNPHSMGAWSADSKTEVASMENGDFYGSEISLTTAEATDVKIEFIAEDGTTTVLKASTPLKKGEIIDSSVMHLNALKTFVAKAIEKAKKENILLSVHLKATMMKISDPIIFSAIVEVYFAAVFEKYAALFDELNIDTRNGLGDVYAKIAGNAKQAEVEAAINQAIENGPALAMVNSDKGITNLHVPSDVIVDASMPAMIRTSGKMYNKEGKLEDTIAIIPDRCYAGVYEATIDFCKKNGAFDPTTMGSVPNVGLMAQKAEEYGSHDKTFQMTANGIVRVVDTNGTVLMEQAVEAKDIFRMCQAKDAPIQDWVKLAVNRARLSSTPAIFWLDENRAHDRQIIEKVKTYLKDYDTTGLDIRILNPIEATNFTLERTKAGLDTISVTGNVLRDYLTDLFPILELGTSAKMLSIVPLMNGGGLFETGAGGSAPKHVEQFTQEGYLRWDSLGEFLALGASLEHLGQSLNNSKAIVLSETLDQANDAFLKNDKSPARKLGQIDNRGSHFYLAMYWAEALAAQKNDAELKATFTPIAAAFETNEAKINAELIAAQGKPQALGGYYQLTPELVSQAMRPSETFNSILAKIA; encoded by the coding sequence ATGACACAAAAATCAAAGATTGTTTACACCTTGACTGATGAGGCGCCTTTGTTAGCGACTTATTCTTTTTTACCAATTGTACAAGCATTTACCGCTACAGCAGGAATCGAAATAGAAACCGAAGACATTTCATTAGCGGCAAGAATTTTATCAAACTTCTCAGATTTTTTGGATGCTGACCAAAAAGTAAAAGATTCCTTAGCCGAACTTGGTAAACTAGCTACTTCGCCAGAAGCAAATATCATTAAGTTACCAAATGTTTCGGCCTCAGTTCCTCAACTAAAAGGAGCCATTGCTGAATTACAAGCTCATGGTTATAAAATCCCAAATTTCCCTGAAGATCCTCAAAATGATGCAGAAAAAGAAATTAAAGCTAAATATTCTAAAGTTTTAGGTTCTGCCGTAAACCCAGTTTTACGTGAAGGAAACTCAGACCGTAGAGCTCCAAAAGCAGTAAAAAACTATGCTAAAGTAAACCCACACTCTATGGGTGCTTGGTCAGCTGATTCTAAAACTGAAGTTGCTTCAATGGAAAATGGTGATTTTTACGGAAGTGAAATATCATTAACTACTGCAGAAGCTACTGATGTAAAAATCGAATTTATTGCTGAAGATGGAACAACTACTGTTTTAAAAGCAAGTACTCCATTAAAAAAAGGAGAAATTATCGATAGCTCGGTAATGCATTTAAATGCTTTAAAAACTTTTGTCGCTAAAGCAATTGAAAAAGCTAAAAAAGAAAACATATTGCTTTCTGTACACTTGAAAGCGACGATGATGAAAATATCTGATCCTATTATTTTCTCCGCTATTGTAGAAGTTTACTTTGCAGCTGTTTTCGAAAAATACGCTGCCTTATTTGACGAATTAAACATTGATACCAGAAATGGTTTAGGTGATGTTTATGCAAAAATAGCAGGTAATGCAAAACAAGCTGAAGTAGAAGCTGCCATCAATCAAGCAATTGAAAACGGACCTGCCTTAGCCATGGTTAATTCTGATAAAGGAATTACAAACCTTCATGTTCCTTCGGATGTTATTGTAGATGCTTCGATGCCAGCTATGATTCGTACTTCAGGAAAAATGTACAACAAAGAAGGCAAATTAGAAGATACTATTGCTATTATTCCAGATCGCTGTTATGCTGGTGTATATGAAGCTACAATTGATTTCTGTAAAAAGAATGGCGCTTTTGACCCAACAACAATGGGAAGTGTTCCAAACGTAGGCTTGATGGCACAAAAAGCTGAAGAATATGGTTCTCATGATAAAACTTTCCAAATGACTGCAAACGGAATTGTTCGCGTAGTGGATACAAATGGAACTGTTTTAATGGAACAAGCAGTAGAAGCAAAAGACATTTTCAGAATGTGTCAGGCTAAAGATGCTCCTATTCAAGACTGGGTAAAACTTGCTGTCAACAGAGCGCGTTTATCTAGTACTCCAGCCATTTTCTGGTTAGACGAAAATAGAGCACATGACCGTCAAATTATTGAAAAAGTAAAAACATACTTAAAAGATTACGATACAACTGGTTTAGACATCAGAATCTTAAATCCTATTGAAGCTACTAATTTCACATTAGAAAGAACAAAAGCTGGATTAGACACTATTTCTGTAACTGGAAATGTATTGCGTGATTATCTTACCGATTTATTCCCTATTTTAGAATTAGGAACTTCAGCAAAAATGTTATCTATCGTTCCGTTGATGAATGGTGGTGGATTATTTGAAACTGGTGCAGGTGGATCAGCTCCAAAACACGTTGAGCAATTTACTCAAGAAGGATACTTACGTTGGGATTCTCTTGGAGAATTCTTAGCATTAGGAGCTTCTTTAGAACATTTAGGACAATCTTTGAACAATTCAAAAGCGATCGTTTTATCTGAAACGTTAGATCAAGCAAATGATGCTTTCTTGAAAAATGATAAATCTCCAGCTAGAAAATTAGGACAAATCGACAACCGTGGTTCTCATTTCTATTTAGCAATGTATTGGGCTGAAGCGCTTGCTGCTCAAAAAAATGATGCAGAATTAAAAGCAACCTTTACGCCTATCGCAGCAGCATTTGAAACTAACGAAGCTAAAATCAATGCCGAATTAATTGCAGCACAAGGAAAACCTCAAGCACTTGGTGGTTATTACCAACTAACTCCTGAGTTAGTAAGCCAAGCAATGCGTCCTAGCGAAACATTTAATAGCATTTTAGCTAAAATAGCATAA